A genomic segment from Roseibium algicola encodes:
- a CDS encoding aminotransferase class I/II-fold pyridoxal phosphate-dependent enzyme: protein MADAVPGGYSIETLLAAAAETGGAVAPPIVQTSLFTFDNYKAFEDRMAGRSNEPLYTRVQNPTVAAFEKLMAQAEEGEAAVGFASGMAAISSTVLAFVKPGDRIACIEHVYPDAYRLFERMLRPFGVGVTYHSIEEFQSDPDLLKGVKLAYLESPTSVVFKTLDLGLVASHAKKHGTITVIDNSWATPLFQRPLTLGIDIVLHSASKYLSGHSDTVAGVVVARQDLIDGIRDLTLPLLGGKLAPFEAFLLTRGLRTLGPRMRQHQATANLFVDRLASHPHVSAVHSPGPNIVPGLTGRSGLLSVALNDNVDIPNLADSLKLFRLGVSWGGFESLILPTRIGLNQAGEQNSMQRFGVSDRIVRLSLGLEDPNDLWADFEAALSKSART from the coding sequence ATGGCTGACGCTGTGCCGGGTGGATATTCGATCGAGACGCTGCTGGCGGCTGCTGCCGAGACAGGAGGCGCTGTGGCGCCGCCGATCGTGCAGACGTCTCTCTTCACCTTCGACAACTACAAGGCCTTCGAAGACCGGATGGCGGGCCGCTCCAACGAGCCGCTCTATACACGGGTTCAGAACCCCACTGTGGCTGCCTTTGAAAAGCTGATGGCCCAGGCGGAAGAGGGCGAAGCTGCTGTCGGTTTTGCGTCCGGCATGGCAGCGATCTCCTCCACCGTTCTTGCCTTCGTCAAGCCGGGTGACCGCATTGCCTGCATCGAACATGTCTATCCGGATGCCTATCGCCTGTTCGAGCGAATGCTGCGCCCGTTTGGCGTCGGGGTTACCTATCATTCAATTGAGGAGTTCCAGTCGGATCCGGATCTGCTCAAGGGCGTGAAGCTCGCCTATCTGGAAAGCCCGACCTCCGTCGTCTTCAAGACGCTGGATCTCGGACTTGTCGCCTCACATGCGAAAAAGCACGGCACGATCACCGTAATCGACAACTCCTGGGCAACACCGCTCTTCCAGCGTCCACTGACCCTCGGCATCGACATCGTTCTGCATTCTGCCTCCAAATACCTGTCCGGCCATTCCGATACGGTTGCCGGCGTGGTGGTGGCACGCCAGGACCTGATCGACGGGATCCGGGACCTGACCCTGCCGCTGCTCGGCGGCAAGCTTGCGCCATTCGAGGCTTTTCTGCTGACCCGGGGACTGCGCACCCTTGGCCCGCGCATGCGCCAGCACCAGGCGACCGCGAACCTGTTTGTTGACCGGCTGGCGAGCCACCCGCATGTCAGCGCGGTGCATTCGCCCGGTCCGAACATCGTGCCTGGTCTGACCGGCCGCTCGGGCCTGTTGTCCGTCGCGCTGAACGACAACGTCGACATCCCGAACCTTGCCGACAGTCTGAAGCTGTTCCGCCTTGGCGTCAGCTGGGGTGGTTTCGAAAGCCTGATCCTGCCGACACGCATCGGCCTCAACCAGGCGGGCGAGCAGAATTCAATGCAACGCTTTGGCGTGTCCGACCGGATCGTACGCCTCAGCCTGGGGTTGGAAGACCCCAACGATCTTTGGGCCGACTTCGAGGCGGCCTTGAGCAAAAGCGCCCGGACATAA
- a CDS encoding ABC transporter substrate-binding protein — protein sequence MRGLIGAISALAFLAGSAASAETLKLVEVITSPERTEVLQKQVDAFEAANPGTEVEIVSLPWGQAFEKLATMVAGGDIPDVVEMPDRWAGIYKDRLVDLNDKIAGWEYGGTLTQKTLDMGRQTDGKTARMIPYGFYLRAMFYNKKLLAEAGVENPPSTMAEFMDAAKAVSELDGKYGYCLRGGPGGLNGWIMMAATMNGDNTFFDADGKSTLNQPGSVEGIQFLIDMYQNGYAPKDSVSWGFNEIVAGFYSGTCAFLDQDPDALIAVAERMAPEDFAVVPMPVGPAGKAFPTIGFAGWAMFDTTSNEDLSWKLIAHLSSPETNKEWAKRVGVIPIHEGAEQDPYFKTEQFKGWFDTLNGDQYIPTVMPTYLEQFGYFADSIALESSQEALLGEISAQEVADKWAEFLTEEYGRWKAAQ from the coding sequence ATGAGGGGACTGATAGGAGCAATTAGCGCATTGGCGTTTCTGGCAGGCTCGGCAGCGAGCGCGGAAACCCTGAAGCTGGTGGAAGTGATCACCAGCCCGGAGCGCACGGAAGTACTGCAGAAGCAAGTGGACGCCTTCGAGGCTGCCAACCCGGGCACGGAAGTTGAAATCGTCTCGCTGCCCTGGGGCCAGGCCTTTGAAAAGCTGGCAACCATGGTGGCCGGTGGCGACATTCCCGATGTCGTTGAAATGCCGGACCGTTGGGCGGGCATCTACAAGGACAGGCTGGTCGATCTGAACGACAAGATCGCAGGTTGGGAATATGGTGGCACGCTGACCCAGAAAACCCTGGACATGGGCCGCCAGACCGACGGCAAGACGGCACGGATGATCCCTTACGGCTTCTATCTGCGCGCCATGTTCTACAACAAGAAGCTGCTGGCGGAAGCCGGTGTCGAAAATCCGCCGAGCACGATGGCGGAATTCATGGATGCGGCCAAGGCCGTTTCCGAACTGGACGGAAAATACGGATATTGTCTCCGGGGCGGACCTGGTGGGCTCAACGGCTGGATCATGATGGCCGCCACCATGAACGGGGACAACACCTTCTTTGACGCGGATGGCAAGAGCACGCTCAACCAGCCGGGTTCCGTCGAAGGCATCCAGTTCCTGATCGACATGTACCAGAACGGTTATGCCCCGAAGGATTCCGTCAGCTGGGGCTTCAACGAGATCGTTGCCGGCTTCTATTCGGGAACCTGTGCGTTCCTCGATCAGGACCCGGATGCGCTGATCGCGGTTGCCGAGCGTATGGCGCCGGAAGACTTCGCTGTGGTTCCGATGCCTGTCGGTCCGGCCGGCAAGGCTTTCCCGACCATCGGTTTCGCCGGTTGGGCGATGTTCGACACGACCAGCAACGAAGACCTTTCGTGGAAGCTGATTGCGCATCTGTCCAGCCCGGAAACCAACAAGGAATGGGCAAAGCGCGTTGGCGTCATTCCGATCCATGAAGGTGCAGAGCAGGATCCGTACTTCAAGACCGAGCAGTTCAAGGGCTGGTTCGATACCCTGAACGGCGACCAGTACATCCCGACGGTCATGCCGACCTATCTGGAGCAGTTCGGTTACTTCGCGGACTCCATCGCCCTGGAATCCAGCCAGGAAGCCCTCCTGGGTGAAATCTCCGCTCAGGAAGTGGCCGACAAATGGGCCGAGTTCCTGACGGAAGAATATGGCCGCTGGAAAGCCGCGCAATGA
- a CDS encoding carbohydrate ABC transporter permease → MTTIDTAVPGKKSRARPTFYFRYMVEPYLYLTPAIVLIALVMLVPLVIGVSYAFQAVNLLRPFQSGWVGFANFEALWSDRKFWLALTNTFWWTLGSIFFQFFLGLGLAMLLNTQFHGKRIVQALVFLPWAVPTFLSALTWAWLFNPTIGPLPHWLAALGILSEPFNILGDKDLAMWGPVTANVWFGIPFFAITLLAALQSIPGELYEAAEIDGATAWQTFTKITLPFLAPMIAITVMLRTIWIANFADLIFVMTGGGPANSTQILSTYIFTTAFRKLDFGYASAIAVALLGLLLIYAAILLVLRRKLVKI, encoded by the coding sequence ATGACCACGATCGACACTGCCGTGCCCGGGAAAAAATCCCGGGCTCGGCCCACCTTTTACTTCCGTTACATGGTGGAGCCTTATCTCTACCTGACCCCGGCAATCGTGCTGATTGCCCTGGTGATGCTGGTGCCGCTGGTGATCGGCGTTTCCTATGCCTTCCAGGCCGTCAACCTGCTGCGCCCGTTCCAGTCGGGCTGGGTCGGCTTCGCCAACTTCGAGGCCCTGTGGTCTGACCGGAAGTTCTGGCTGGCGCTCACCAACACGTTCTGGTGGACGCTCGGGTCGATTTTCTTCCAGTTCTTCCTGGGACTTGGCCTCGCGATGCTGCTGAACACACAGTTCCACGGCAAGCGCATTGTTCAGGCACTGGTCTTTCTGCCCTGGGCCGTACCGACGTTCCTGTCGGCTCTCACCTGGGCCTGGCTCTTCAACCCGACCATCGGACCACTGCCGCACTGGCTGGCCGCTCTCGGGATCCTTTCGGAGCCGTTCAACATCCTGGGTGACAAGGACCTGGCCATGTGGGGACCTGTGACCGCAAACGTCTGGTTCGGCATTCCCTTCTTCGCCATCACACTGCTGGCTGCGCTGCAGTCCATCCCGGGCGAACTTTACGAGGCTGCGGAAATTGACGGCGCGACCGCCTGGCAGACCTTCACCAAGATCACGCTGCCGTTCCTGGCACCGATGATCGCAATCACCGTCATGCTGAGGACGATCTGGATCGCGAATTTCGCCGATCTCATCTTCGTCATGACCGGCGGCGGACCTGCAAACTCGACGCAGATCCTGTCGACCTACATTTTCACAACAGCCTTCCGGAAACTCGATTTCGGCTATGCCTCCGCAATCGCGGTCGCGCTCCTGGGTCTGCTGCTGATCTACGCGGCAATCCTGCTGGTGCTGCGCCGGAAACTGGTCAAGAT